Below is a genomic region from Candidatus Cloacimonadota bacterium.
TTTCCGATATCACAGCCGGCGTGGATCACCACGTTGTGCCCGATCAGGCAGTTTTCCCCGATCCGGACGTCGTCCAAAATGACCGCGTTCACGCCCAAAACCGTGTTGGCGCCTATTTTTGCGCTGCTGGCGATATGCTGATTCATCAAACCTCCTTGGCTAAGTGCTATTTTTTTCTCGACAAGTTATCAGGCAAGCAAAAAATGATCTGCATGGTATTTAAATAATGGAAAAAGAACTACAAAGCTACCTGGAATTCCTGCGGGCGGAGGGAAAATCCACCTGCACGGTCACGGCTTACGGCAGCGACCTGCGCCAGTTTCTGGGCTACGTGACGAGGTTTTTCCCCGGCGAGCCGGTGGCCGCGGAACTGAGCGTGCAGATGATCCGCGACTGGCTGCGCGAGCTGCATGACAGCCGGGTTGGAAACCGCAGCCTGGCCCGCAAAGCCGCAGCCCTGAAAAGTTTCTTCCTCTGGCTGAAACTTACCGGCAAAATCTCGGAAAATCCCATGGACAAGGTCAAGCGCCCCAAATTTGAAAAAGCCCTGCCCCATTTCTTCACCGAGGAGGAAATTCTGACCCTGCTCCGCATCCCCGATCTGGACAGCGTTTACGGCGTTCGCAACCGCGCCATCCTGGAACTGCTCTACTCCAGCGGACTGCGTATCTCTGAACTGGCAGAACTCCGCCTGGTCGATATCGACCTTAAACGACGGCTGCTGAGAGTTTTCGGCAAAGGAAGCAAGGAACGCCTCGTGCCCTTTGGCTCCGAAGCCGCG
It encodes:
- a CDS encoding tyrosine-type recombinase/integrase — its product is MEKELQSYLEFLRAEGKSTCTVTAYGSDLRQFLGYVTRFFPGEPVAAELSVQMIRDWLRELHDSRVGNRSLARKAAALKSFFLWLKLTGKISENPMDKVKRPKFEKALPHFFTEEEILTLLRIPDLDSVYGVRNRAILELLYSSGLRISELAELRLVDIDLKRRLLRVFGKGSKERLVPFGSEAAETIRAWLPLREKLLRPESSDRVFLTKSGKDFDGRQLYAILGRYFRLVAQKKGYSPHTLRHSFATHLLNRGADLRAVQEMLGHA